A stretch of Oligoflexia bacterium DNA encodes these proteins:
- the gspM gene encoding type II secretion system protein GspM: MSKFNFSKESFSQALEQIETLKSYYHRLSDRERYIVLGSTMAGYILFLFLIYMLIASTVSSVQSKIDRNKKSLVEIEELRASLQNSKNAVDDIEQRIRRTEVGFQLATELERIAEKYGVSIDTLSDRPGQPNDLYNEIQSTIKVSSIDLKTLIHFLYDIEHGNKLIRISSLQIKPNFKDPAQLNVSFVVSTFKLKASS, from the coding sequence ATGAGTAAATTTAATTTTTCAAAAGAATCATTTTCTCAAGCATTAGAGCAAATAGAAACTTTAAAATCTTACTATCACCGCCTTTCTGACCGTGAACGCTATATTGTGCTTGGCTCTACTATGGCTGGTTATATTTTGTTTTTATTCTTGATCTATATGCTTATAGCAAGCACTGTTTCATCTGTACAAAGTAAAATTGATCGTAATAAAAAAAGCTTGGTGGAAATTGAAGAACTTAGAGCAAGTCTCCAAAACTCCAAAAATGCTGTTGATGATATTGAACAAAGAATTAGAAGAACTGAGGTAGGTTTTCAACTTGCAACAGAGCTTGAACGTATTGCTGAAAAATATGGCGTAAGCATTGACACTTTAAGCGATCGTCCTGGGCAACCCAATGATTTATACAATGAAATCCAATCAACAATCAAAGTCAGTAGTATTGATTTAAAAACTTTAATCCATTTTTTATACGATATTGAGCATGGAAATAAATTGATTCGTATATCGTCATTGCAAATCAAGCCTAACTTCAAAGACCCTGCTCAGCTTAATGTTAGTTTTGTGGTATCAACCTTTAAACTAAAGGCTTCATCATGA
- the pilM gene encoding pilus assembly protein PilM encodes MSEKILGLDIGTFSIKAALFESSFTQSELVNIYESAPLNIGEHDNHEQLVIKQVDAIKQLIADNRIEFKTVISSIPSTLVSFKPMVLPLSKTQIEKILPFEMENFLPFSIDEMTFDHDLLKYEKPNSHILAAAIKNQYIQEHLDLLQQANIDPAIVTTDACDLNNALMLDPQRNLPEHYGILHLGHRCSYLVFIHHGKIQHIRSQFFGGAHLTEAIRKNLDLTLEQAIEVKHSHGVLELPSNPLRSEDLKKLSETLYTAFVNPLNQIKQNIGLYRASTQLELPLEKLYLNGGSSQLKNLPAWMSSQINLPCELMDSVPYEHPFKSQLQDKEASLNLSIGLGLRAAAKGKQLQKISHIDLRKNDFAFAKDLSDINKIAIFFGKWITAIFIVAILFQTIRFAQLRGQYRQSENNILKKFSSVLPKVKRKPTNSEMALRTLKNEVNHYEEKQRILTAGLGEETALSVLKTISNIISPDISIDVKELSIDNNKVTLNALTSSFQDVDRIVSSLKEHKTFSTIDLGDRKESGDNKVNFTLTITIESEETKTAQERKNSTRRRR; translated from the coding sequence ATGTCAGAAAAAATTTTAGGTTTGGATATAGGAACATTTTCAATCAAAGCTGCTTTGTTTGAATCTTCTTTTACCCAAAGTGAACTCGTCAATATTTATGAAAGTGCCCCACTGAATATTGGTGAACACGATAACCATGAACAACTGGTTATAAAACAAGTGGATGCTATTAAGCAATTGATAGCTGACAATAGAATTGAATTTAAAACTGTTATTAGCTCTATTCCGTCAACTCTAGTTAGTTTTAAACCCATGGTTCTTCCTTTGAGTAAAACTCAGATTGAAAAAATATTACCGTTTGAAATGGAAAACTTTTTACCTTTTTCCATTGATGAGATGACCTTTGATCATGACCTACTTAAATATGAAAAACCTAACTCACATATTCTTGCTGCTGCAATCAAAAATCAATATATCCAAGAACATCTAGATTTGCTTCAACAAGCCAATATTGATCCTGCCATCGTCACAACTGATGCATGTGATTTAAATAATGCGCTTATGTTAGATCCTCAACGAAATTTACCTGAACATTATGGCATTTTACATCTAGGTCATCGTTGTAGTTATTTGGTTTTTATTCATCATGGAAAAATCCAACATATACGAAGTCAGTTTTTTGGTGGCGCTCACTTAACTGAAGCGATTCGAAAAAATCTAGACCTTACTTTAGAACAAGCTATTGAAGTCAAACATTCACATGGTGTTCTTGAACTTCCATCTAATCCATTAAGAAGTGAGGATTTAAAAAAGCTTTCTGAAACTTTGTACACTGCATTTGTTAACCCACTAAATCAAATTAAACAAAATATTGGTCTCTACAGAGCCTCGACACAACTGGAGTTACCCTTAGAAAAATTATACCTCAACGGAGGCAGCAGTCAGTTAAAAAACCTTCCTGCTTGGATGTCTTCTCAAATTAATTTACCCTGTGAATTGATGGACTCTGTTCCATATGAACATCCATTTAAATCTCAGTTGCAAGACAAAGAAGCCAGCTTAAATTTATCAATTGGCTTAGGTTTAAGAGCCGCTGCTAAAGGTAAGCAGTTACAAAAAATATCGCATATAGACTTAAGAAAAAATGATTTTGCCTTTGCTAAAGATTTATCGGATATTAATAAAATTGCTATATTCTTTGGCAAATGGATTACTGCAATATTTATTGTAGCCATCCTTTTCCAAACCATACGGTTTGCACAACTTCGCGGGCAATACCGTCAATCTGAAAACAATATTCTTAAAAAGTTCTCTAGCGTTTTACCCAAAGTAAAGCGTAAACCAACTAATTCAGAAATGGCTCTTCGTACACTTAAAAATGAAGTTAACCATTATGAAGAAAAACAAAGAATATTAACTGCCGGTTTAGGAGAAGAAACAGCTTTAAGTGTTTTAAAAACAATATCTAATATTATTTCACCTGATATCTCTATTGATGTGAAAGAATTATCCATTGATAACAATAAGGTCACATTGAATGCTTTAACATCAAGCTTTCAGGATGTTGATCGCATTGTTAGCAGTCTCAAAGAACATAAAACTTTTAGCACTATTGATCTAGGTGACCGAAAAGAAAGCGGTGACAATAAAGTTAACTTCACCTTAACCATCACCATTGAAAGTGAAGAAACAAAAACTGCGCAGGAACGAAAAAATTCTACCCGTAGGAGACGCTAA
- a CDS encoding general secretion pathway protein GspK — MKTKKLYFDFLEERPCADSDRKWGELTKTASWSRGVKRFAPSKNRGSVALTMVLMIIAIITTLAIEISYRSQVSASLVVNKRDYIKAYELAKASFRWSLMRLSLDTALDQIPAIPGTNYGGKKDDLSEMQWAMPLPYPLPIGGSLLEKSPEQLSEELGGSFISNIYDETAKINLNDVGSGGPETQKTWSGTAEVLENLILSYRFKRFVKDQDHRELLWAIEDWVDDDSKVNHMSGGIEDAQYALDSIPNFHVKNGPFYTVDEVKLLKPMTSDMFEEIKPFITVYPFDAKLPKLSTQPVNPLGTININTAPLELIAALFNRQALPNLKARLECAQLVTQARELQAFRSVGKGDGGFIAFLNSQCGGAESQQEGQFPIVSNIVQKILAVRSDYFRIEAQGTVGKITTTIDAVVSRKDSKKPQIMYWRVR; from the coding sequence TTGAAAACAAAAAAATTATACTTTGATTTTTTGGAGGAGAGGCCCTGTGCCGATTCCGACCGCAAATGGGGTGAATTGACCAAGACCGCGTCTTGGTCAAGAGGGGTAAAGCGTTTTGCCCCTTCAAAAAACAGAGGGTCTGTGGCCTTGACCATGGTCTTAATGATCATTGCCATCATCACCACTTTGGCCATTGAAATATCTTACCGTTCTCAAGTCAGTGCCAGTCTTGTCGTTAATAAACGTGATTATATTAAAGCCTATGAACTGGCCAAAGCAAGTTTTAGATGGTCTCTCATGCGTTTAAGCTTAGATACAGCCTTAGATCAAATTCCTGCCATACCCGGCACCAATTATGGTGGTAAAAAAGATGACCTAAGTGAAATGCAGTGGGCCATGCCTTTACCTTACCCTTTACCTATTGGAGGCAGCTTATTGGAAAAAAGTCCGGAACAACTTAGTGAAGAATTGGGAGGAAGCTTTATTTCTAATATTTATGATGAAACTGCTAAAATCAATCTCAATGATGTTGGATCGGGTGGTCCAGAAACTCAAAAAACCTGGTCTGGCACCGCTGAGGTTTTGGAAAATTTAATTTTATCTTATCGTTTTAAGCGTTTTGTCAAAGACCAAGATCATAGAGAATTATTATGGGCTATAGAAGATTGGGTTGATGATGACAGTAAAGTTAATCATATGTCTGGCGGTATTGAAGATGCACAATATGCACTTGATAGTATTCCAAATTTTCATGTTAAAAATGGACCTTTTTATACTGTTGATGAAGTTAAACTACTTAAACCCATGACATCTGATATGTTTGAGGAAATAAAGCCCTTTATTACCGTTTATCCTTTTGATGCTAAACTTCCAAAATTATCTACTCAACCTGTTAATCCTTTAGGCACCATTAATATCAATACAGCTCCACTAGAACTTATAGCCGCTTTATTTAATAGACAAGCCCTACCCAATCTAAAAGCTCGTTTAGAGTGTGCGCAGCTGGTTACTCAAGCCAGAGAACTACAGGCATTTAGAAGTGTTGGCAAAGGTGACGGCGGCTTTATTGCCTTTCTCAACTCACAGTGTGGTGGAGCAGAGTCCCAACAAGAAGGGCAATTCCCTATTGTTTCTAACATCGTACAAAAAATCCTAGCTGTACGGTCTGATTATTTTAGAATTGAGGCTCAAGGCACGGTAGGAAAGATAACCACTACCATTGATGCAGTGGTTTCAAGAAAAGATTCTAAAAAACCACAAATCATGTATTGGAGAGTAAGATAA
- a CDS encoding type II secretion system protein GspJ, whose amino-acid sequence MIQSPLYKSKNNAFTVLELMMGAVILAIIGTICYSALWGTFRTQQTVDAKSDIQELGTAVVNKVKVDLSQTFHVDATRPITQFKGEDSGNLDKIDFTALVHMASSDEAKESDQALVSYQVVPSSGNAQLNVLQRRETPIIAPQDDADLALADFVDVSDKVVEFNLEYFDGEKYIPAWDITSTDQRNKLPQLIKIKLVLQDEQERQYSFFNTVDLPMWQNLSLEKQATPTPDPNNPNPNPNPNPSPTPQGGTP is encoded by the coding sequence ATGATTCAATCTCCTCTTTATAAAAGTAAAAACAATGCTTTTACTGTCCTTGAACTCATGATGGGTGCTGTGATTTTAGCTATCATTGGTACTATTTGTTATTCAGCTTTGTGGGGCACCTTTAGAACTCAGCAAACCGTTGATGCCAAGTCTGATATCCAAGAATTGGGGACAGCGGTTGTCAATAAAGTAAAGGTAGACCTTTCTCAAACCTTTCATGTGGATGCAACTCGCCCCATCACACAATTTAAAGGTGAAGACAGTGGTAATTTAGATAAAATAGATTTTACTGCCTTGGTTCATATGGCCAGCTCTGATGAAGCCAAAGAAAGTGATCAAGCCTTGGTCAGTTACCAAGTTGTTCCCAGTTCTGGCAATGCACAACTTAATGTTTTACAAAGAAGAGAAACCCCTATTATTGCGCCACAAGATGATGCCGATTTAGCCCTTGCTGATTTTGTTGATGTAAGCGATAAAGTTGTTGAGTTTAACCTAGAATATTTTGATGGTGAAAAATATATTCCAGCATGGGATATCACATCCACTGATCAAAGAAATAAACTGCCACAGTTGATAAAAATAAAATTGGTTTTACAAGATGAACAAGAACGTCAATACAGCTTTTTTAATACGGTTGATTTACCGATGTGGCAAAACCTAAGTTTAGAAAAACAAGCCACCCCAACACCCGACCCAAATAATCCTAATCCTAATCCTAACCCCAATCCAAGTCCAACCCCACAAGGAGGCACACCTTGA
- a CDS encoding prepilin-type N-terminal cleavage/methylation domain-containing protein → MQDSIRKMKRFAPLKKSAGFSLVEVLGAMMILSIALVALMENQSSSLQLTKKSLLLDQATSLAQGKMAELTVQANSRSFAEFPETGEGEFEDEGLQRFSWRYQTQPVEAPDFAAMAKVAMGSDESDTASEGNASMLDGPLKSVTEAWSKALLQLRVEILWKEGNSEKSYAVVTHLVDEQAASNIAGMVKGMSQAFGGGNNEEGASE, encoded by the coding sequence ATGCAAGACTCAATAAGAAAAATGAAGCGTTTTGCTCCTTTAAAAAAAAGTGCTGGGTTTAGTCTTGTTGAGGTTTTGGGGGCAATGATGATTTTGTCTATTGCGCTTGTTGCCCTGATGGAAAACCAGTCCAGCTCATTGCAGTTGACTAAAAAATCTTTGCTCTTGGATCAAGCCACTTCTTTAGCGCAAGGCAAGATGGCTGAACTTACGGTCCAAGCCAACAGTAGAAGTTTTGCTGAGTTTCCTGAAACTGGTGAAGGGGAGTTTGAAGATGAAGGCTTACAAAGATTTTCTTGGCGTTATCAAACCCAACCCGTTGAAGCCCCTGATTTTGCTGCCATGGCCAAAGTTGCCATGGGATCAGATGAATCTGATACTGCAAGTGAGGGTAACGCTAGTATGCTGGATGGTCCGCTTAAAAGTGTAACTGAGGCCTGGAGCAAGGCTTTACTGCAGTTGCGGGTTGAAATTTTATGGAAAGAAGGTAACTCAGAAAAAAGTTATGCTGTAGTAACCCATTTGGTTGATGAACAAGCTGCCAGCAATATTGCGGGTATGGTCAAAGGCATGAGTCAAGCCTTTGGCGGCGGTAATAATGAAGAAGGAGCATCAGAATGA
- a CDS encoding type II secretion system protein GspG has translation MKQNNKLKLYKKNSGFSLVELMAAVVIIALLSGLAGLGVSKMLKSSRIKAAQSEITTFSSALDIYDMECGGYPDTLQGLIEKPSSGCPGFPEGGFLNKKQIKLDPWGKEYQYEKNGVNNASGFDLWSMGPDKEDGTVDDITNWAGESIE, from the coding sequence ATGAAACAAAATAATAAACTTAAACTATACAAGAAAAACTCAGGTTTTTCTTTGGTGGAATTGATGGCTGCAGTGGTGATCATTGCACTCTTATCCGGACTAGCAGGACTTGGTGTATCTAAGATGCTAAAAAGTTCTAGGATTAAAGCTGCACAGAGCGAGATTACCACCTTTAGTTCAGCCTTGGATATCTATGATATGGAGTGTGGGGGTTATCCTGACACCTTGCAAGGCTTAATTGAAAAACCCAGCAGTGGTTGCCCAGGTTTTCCTGAAGGTGGTTTTCTTAACAAAAAACAAATCAAGCTGGATCCATGGGGAAAAGAGTACCAGTACGAAAAAAATGGTGTGAACAATGCCAGTGGCTTTGACTTATGGTCTATGGGTCCAGACAAAGAAGACGGTACCGTTGATGATATTACCAACTGGGCAGGCGAGTCTATAGAATAA
- the gspF gene encoding type II secretion system inner membrane protein GspF: MPLFEYQAINAQGKTINGHLQANNRNDLREKLRRDGMFLSDAKESQHKDEKSVPGNVKIKLGGGKPKTGDIALMTRQLSTLISSGIPLVESIQALSEQVENLNLKKALSDIKEKVNEGSSMADAMQSHVPNTFDKLYVNMIGAGEVSGAFDIVLNRLADYTENQDKLKGKVSSALAYPIAMVCIAFLAVIVIFTLIIPKLITLFNDLEQALPLPTQILIALSNIFTSYWYIALGVIIITVFIVRKYLSTYKGLYNYHRFLLNMPIFGRLFRMVSISRFASTLSTLLSSGVPILTAMDIVKNVINNLVLTEVIDKVRNNLREGDSISVPLKNSGEFPPMVTHMISVGEKTGELEDMLKKISETYEMQVDRAVSTITSLIEPLMMLILMLGIGFIVLAVMLPMFNMNQALG; the protein is encoded by the coding sequence ATGCCTTTGTTTGAGTACCAAGCCATCAACGCTCAAGGCAAAACCATCAATGGTCATTTACAAGCCAACAACCGCAATGACTTGCGGGAAAAATTGCGCCGTGACGGCATGTTTTTATCGGATGCAAAAGAATCGCAGCATAAAGATGAAAAGAGTGTTCCTGGCAATGTAAAAATTAAATTGGGTGGCGGTAAACCCAAAACCGGAGATATTGCCCTGATGACCCGGCAGTTATCCACTTTGATTTCTTCTGGTATTCCTTTGGTAGAATCTATTCAGGCTTTGTCTGAACAAGTTGAAAACTTGAACCTCAAAAAAGCCCTCAGTGATATCAAAGAAAAAGTCAATGAAGGAAGCAGTATGGCTGATGCTATGCAATCGCATGTGCCTAATACCTTTGATAAATTGTATGTGAACATGATTGGCGCGGGTGAAGTGTCCGGTGCTTTTGATATTGTATTAAACCGTTTGGCTGATTACACAGAAAACCAAGATAAGCTTAAAGGTAAAGTCAGCTCTGCCTTAGCTTACCCCATTGCCATGGTCTGCATTGCTTTCTTGGCAGTCATTGTCATTTTTACTCTGATTATTCCTAAACTGATTACTTTGTTTAATGACTTAGAACAAGCTTTACCTTTACCTACTCAAATTTTAATTGCTCTGAGTAATATTTTTACATCTTATTGGTACATTGCTCTGGGTGTAATTATTATTACTGTTTTTATTGTTCGCAAATACTTATCCACTTACAAAGGGCTCTACAACTACCATCGTTTTCTTTTGAACATGCCCATTTTTGGTCGATTGTTTAGAATGGTTTCTATTTCTAGATTTGCCAGCACTTTGTCTACACTGCTATCCAGTGGTGTTCCTATTTTAACCGCTATGGACATTGTTAAAAATGTGATTAACAATTTAGTGTTGACTGAAGTCATAGATAAGGTTCGCAATAACTTGCGTGAAGGGGATTCTATATCTGTTCCCTTAAAAAACTCGGGTGAGTTTCCTCCCATGGTGACACATATGATTTCAGTGGGTGAAAAAACAGGTGAATTGGAAGACATGCTTAAAAAAATATCTGAAACCTATGAAATGCAGGTGGATCGTGCAGTTTCAACCATCACATCTTTGATAGAACCGTTAATGATGTTGATCTTAATGCTAGGCATTGGCTTTATTGTTCTTGCTGTTATGTTGCCCATGTTTAATATGAATCAGGCGCTGGGGTAA
- the gspE gene encoding type II secretion system ATPase GspE translates to MMKDERTKANKITVASDSEATEIWQAPQLTNKASEEQEFTAPTDISFLGMSLGEILTQTTSMDPQQLAEALSQGKNEDALVEFLLKKKWITPAQLMQARSLQLNIPLISPDKLKDLDSQLIADIPINFAKKFTLVPIEKTAFAYTIAIFSPKSMEALEDLKLLLQADIHPVLAWKDDIVGAINSIYNQATRADNNINQDLIDDIEGQNLAQMNLSETEDLLDSEDDAPIIRLVNALLFQGVKDGASDIHIEPGEKDVSVRFRIDGVLNEIMRPPRKAHNAISSRVKIMADLDIAERRIPQDGRIKIKIGGRDVDIRVSTLPTSFGERIVMRLLDTSNVLLNIEDLGFTKQQLDIINRVVHLSHGIFLVTGPTGSGKSTTLYSCLSRINTPGRNIITVEDPVEIQLAGISQIQVNEKVDLTFAAGLRSILRQDPDVVMIGEIRDKETAEIAIKASMTGHMVFSTLHTNDASTTVTRLKDMGVDTFKIADALEAVMAQRLARKLCKECKEPYTPSAIELKQLNVTQEQIQGKTIYQAKGCAKCGQTGYKGRTGIHEILPIDDHIQPLILSGADGNTIKKTAVEHGMLTLREDGALKVLDGTTSVDEILRVTQDEIGFDD, encoded by the coding sequence ATGATGAAAGATGAACGTACTAAAGCCAATAAAATAACGGTTGCATCAGACTCTGAGGCTACAGAAATTTGGCAAGCTCCACAGTTGACCAATAAAGCTTCTGAAGAACAAGAATTTACTGCTCCAACAGATATTTCATTTTTAGGCATGAGCTTGGGAGAAATTTTAACGCAGACTACGTCCATGGATCCTCAACAGTTGGCTGAAGCCCTGTCACAAGGGAAAAATGAAGATGCTTTGGTTGAATTTTTGTTGAAAAAAAAATGGATTACCCCTGCCCAACTCATGCAAGCCCGTAGTCTTCAGCTGAATATACCGCTTATCTCTCCTGATAAACTTAAAGATTTAGACTCACAATTGATTGCGGATATTCCCATCAACTTTGCTAAAAAATTTACGCTGGTGCCTATTGAAAAAACAGCTTTTGCTTACACCATTGCCATTTTTAGTCCCAAGTCTATGGAAGCTTTAGAAGATTTAAAATTGCTTTTACAAGCGGATATCCATCCTGTTTTGGCTTGGAAAGATGATATCGTAGGTGCCATCAACTCAATATACAACCAAGCCACCCGAGCAGACAATAATATCAACCAAGATTTGATTGATGATATTGAAGGCCAAAATCTTGCACAAATGAACTTGAGTGAAACAGAAGATCTTTTGGACAGTGAAGATGATGCCCCCATTATCAGATTGGTGAATGCTTTGTTGTTCCAAGGAGTTAAAGATGGTGCCAGTGATATTCACATTGAGCCAGGTGAAAAAGATGTTTCTGTACGTTTTAGAATAGACGGTGTGCTTAATGAAATTATGCGCCCTCCTCGTAAAGCCCACAATGCTATCAGCTCAAGGGTTAAAATTATGGCGGACTTGGACATTGCTGAACGCCGCATACCGCAAGATGGTCGGATAAAAATTAAAATTGGCGGTAGGGATGTTGATATTCGTGTGTCAACTTTACCTACATCATTTGGTGAACGTATTGTTATGCGTTTGCTTGATACATCCAATGTTTTACTCAATATTGAAGACTTGGGTTTCACCAAACAACAATTGGACATTATCAATCGAGTGGTGCATTTAAGTCATGGTATTTTCTTGGTCACAGGACCTACCGGTTCTGGTAAAAGTACCACACTGTACTCTTGTTTATCACGTATCAATACACCAGGACGAAACATTATCACCGTTGAAGACCCAGTGGAGATTCAGTTGGCTGGTATCAGTCAAATTCAGGTTAACGAAAAAGTAGACTTAACCTTTGCTGCTGGCTTGCGCTCAATCTTACGTCAGGACCCTGATGTGGTAATGATTGGGGAGATCCGGGATAAAGAAACAGCAGAAATTGCCATTAAAGCATCCATGACGGGTCACATGGTATTTTCAACCTTGCACACCAACGATGCAAGCACCACCGTAACCCGTTTAAAAGATATGGGTGTGGATACTTTTAAAATTGCTGATGCCTTAGAAGCGGTTATGGCCCAACGTTTGGCTCGTAAGTTGTGCAAAGAATGCAAAGAACCTTATACTCCAAGTGCCATTGAACTAAAACAACTCAATGTCACGCAAGAACAAATTCAAGGTAAAACCATTTATCAAGCCAAAGGTTGTGCCAAGTGTGGACAAACCGGTTATAAGGGCCGTACTGGGATTCATGAAATATTACCCATTGATGATCATATCCAACCTTTAATTTTAAGTGGCGCCGACGGTAACACCATTAAAAAAACAGCTGTTGAACATGGCATGCTGACCTTGCGTGAAGATGGTGCTTTAAAAGTTTTAGATGGTACCACCAGTGTCGATGAAATCTTACGTGTAACCCAAGATGAAATAGGATTTGATGATTAA